Genomic segment of Candidatus Zixiibacteriota bacterium:
CGGCTTCTGTCAGTTTACACGGCTTGGATTTTCGGCACTTATGACTTTCGCGGTATTATCCACCCGTTCTTCACGTACTCAAATCCAATATGCTCATAATACCCCTCGGCGGTTAGGGCCGCTAAGAGCAGAATCATCACCTGGTCGCCAAGCTTCTCTTTGGTCAGTCGAATCAGTTCTTTGCCGATCCCCTTTCGCTGGAAATCTTTCGCCACCGCGAGGTCAGACAGATAACAGCAGTAACAGAAATCAGTCAGTGAACGGGCGAATCCGACCAGATGGTCGCCATCCCA
This window contains:
- a CDS encoding GNAT family N-acetyltransferase; this encodes MPISYTDSIVPPVETVAALFDNSGLKRPTGDLPRIQRMLDEGDLFVTAWDGDHLVGFARSLTDFCYCCYLSDLAVAKDFQRKGIGKELIRLTKEKLGDQVMILLLAALTAEGYYEHIGFEYVKNGWIIPRKS